The nucleotide sequence AAATGACTTGACAttactgggtttttttttcaagcatactataatgttttgtatttctacattgtgtCTGTCTCACCGTCTAACTGGCCAATGTTTTCCATTCATTGAAACTCTGTCCCTATGAAcataatgtctgtttttattgctgTCAAAGTTAATGTTTCCACTGTGCAGTAATGGAGCTCTGAGTGCACTTTGATTGGAAAAGTTGCATTACCATAAACCAATAGGTGAactttgaggaaaaaaaagcaatagATGAATGGAGCATGGATAAAAcagaattctttttttttgtaggcTTTGGTTTGCAGGAATGTTTAGTATGTATGTACTATGTATGCAGTAAGTGGACTAAAACATGCCACCACATGTGTTTGATGACTGTGGAAACACTGGGTTGCATGCACCTTTAAGTtagaaaacacataaataaacaaaaaaataataaaccaaataaaTGGTCCACATTTTTGTAACGTCACAAGGGTCAGTAAGGAAACGTTATCATTTCAGTGATGGACAACATGACTGACTACTATcggatataaaataaaataaaaacaggtaaaTAAATGCTCAGCAGTACCTGGACACAGTTGGAGAAATGTGTTGTTATAAAGAATTAGAGCTACAGTAAGAATGACACTTATCACTTATTAAGGCCCCAACCTGAATGTTTTCCTCCTTCTCTGGCATGCTGCCGTACTGTTTGTTGATCTGCTCGCGAATGCGGCTGCCAAGGCGCTGGTACCAGTCCTGAGCCTGCTGGTACACGCTGTCATGCAGATGATGCAAAAGCTCCAACTCGCTACCATCAACCTGGGAGAGAGAGGACgcatagacaaaaaaaaaggtcaagagagagaagaggtcCAGTGATCAAGTTGTCCAATTGGAATATTTTCAGTGTGTATCTTCTGTAAGTGTTGCGGTAGTTTGTGATCTCTGCGACCCTGACCTTGAGATCCTCCAGGTACTCTATGTCGGCAGTGTGGTAGCCATCTCTCTGACCTCTCTTAAGCACCCTGAATCTGCTGCCACCCACTGTGTCCACATAGGACCGTCCATCAGGCAGCAGCTCCAGAGTGTGGATCTCCAACATGCAGCCATAGTCTGCAAACCTGAGGCACATGAGGCAAAACCATGAGAGTCTTAAATGTATACTTCTTAATTCATCTGCAATGTTGACTTAGACGAAAGGTTTATAAACTTGCATAATCAATACAACGAGCTGCAGAAACACCGTTTAaatttttttagattattttaaatatatatcaataaTCATGCTGGGAAATTCAATACCATGCTAACATACAgtggaacaaaaaacaaatatctggTGGGGGATGAAAACGCACAGCAGATCTCACGCCAGATTGGAGACCATGCTGCTATTTCCCACCCACTCAGGGTCACATATGACTGATTTAAACTTTGTCCACTGTGCTGCTTGCTTGTGCTGCATCGCCAACAATCCGCTCACAGCGGTCTCAATCTGTGAGCGGattgtagcttcacatttaggGAAATGTCAAACACGGTCTCTCCATGCCCAGTCTGGACAAAATAACTATAAACACCTGTGTAAATGTACAGGGTCTTAAACTCACCTGGTTCATAACTGGCTATATTTTTTGCCACATTATTATCTACCCAAATCCacaattttcaaataaatatgttGCTTTGGATAactaaaaaaagtaaattgcATACCCCTTCCCATGCTCATAGCTGCACATGCCAAACTTCTTGGTGCCAGTCTCCATGCAGCGACGCATCATCAGCCGATATCGAGGCTCAAAGATGTGCAGAGGGCAGGGCACGCCAGGGTAGGCCACCGTGCAAACAAATATAGGGATGTCCTTAGTAAGACTGCAAAGGACGAGAAGGATGAGGGGCAAGAGaagaaaagataaagagaagtaaTGGAGAGAATTGTGGGAATAAGGCGCGATTAAAGTTGTTACAATGAATCACAAGTGTAAAATGTGTGAAGCAGGTGCCTACTTGGACAGTTCAGCCATCTCAGCATCATGGACCTGTTTCCTCTCAGCCAACTGTGAGGGAAAAAGTCGGGTCATGATGTCCTGAAGCAGAACTGTGGGGTtgtacttcctgtttttaaagtACTAGAAAGAGAAAAGTAAGAGTAATCAGGTATAATAGAAACATTATGATGCATATAAGCAATTATACATAACCCCATTAATATTCCAAAAAATGCTACAGTAAAACAATTCACTGTATTGCAACAAAGAAAAAGCGCcaccattaaaatgttgtatACTGCACTTTGGTGCAACAAAGTGCAATTTCGGACAGTCCTGCAATTCATTTGTAGATATAAAATATAGATTTACtaatttagtattttatttgaatgtggtCTCAGCTGCGTATGCATGTAGATAAATGCATAAACAGCTGACACAACAGTAGAATTTATCATAGACGTGATCATTTATCACAAGCACAATAGAGGAATGAGGAACCAGGAAGCTCTCTTGTCCCGTAACTTTATGTGAATTTACTAGTAGGTGAGAGGTGTATGAGAAATCAATTATGATTAGCAGAAAATCCAACTGTCACAAAGCTAAAGCAGAGAAGTGATGCATCTCGCCCTGCCTGAGCTCAATTTGGTGTTATTGCCACAATGCGGTGGCAATAacaaagcattaaaaatgaaGCAGCTTTTAAAGTAGAGATGTTCATGTGCTAAATACAGGGTCTAGcaaccttttttttcctccattagGTTTAAAATGGATGTATGAGGAGTCTGTAGGTGGTTACCTCTTGTAGTGGCTGTTTGCAGAGTGGACAGCGGAGGTTGTGGTCCAGACTCCTCTCTATGCAGTTTTTACAGAAGGTGTGACCACAGGGAGTAGTGACTGGCTCAAAAAACAACCTTCagaagacagaggaagacatACAGTAAGCTTTAGTTAAAAGATGAGGAAGAATATTTATGCTATTTGTACAGTTAGCTGTAAGTCTggtgagtgtttgtgtatatacTGCATGTGTGCTAAACATTAACCAGAGAGCGTGGAGAGCGAAAATAGAATCAGCCTGTTATATGACTCAGGTACAGACAAGGTACAGACAGCAATGCATTATTGATTAGAGCGAGTATTCCAGCACACTGACCTAATGCAGAGAGGGCACTCAAAGTCTGACACAGTGAGAACCCCCAGAGTTTTCTCTCTGCGGTGACTACTTTCacctaagagagagagagagaaatgagacaaAACACAGTCACTTTCAAGCTTTATGATGAGTTTGCCCTACTGTAGAAGAAGTAGCAGTTATGCATTTTCAAACCATCTGGTGGGTGTTATGGTAAAGCTGTTTGTAGTGACAATGAAGATGATTCATGATGAGGACAATGATGAGGATGCGTGTGTGCGTACCCCTGCCATGCCCATCTTCCTTCCTCGTCATCATCTCCTCGTCCTCTTCAGCAGCAGGGAGGAAGGAAACAGCTTGGCAGAGACTGAGGCAGCACTCAGTACCAGAGTCATGCTTCACCTTggacacacacagtttaatccTTTaggatttacagtatatttgcaCTCAAACACCTCCCACAACCAAGCATTAAAGTGCCCATGAGAACAGTAAACATTTCCCTCACCTGGTGTGCATCTCTcctcccttttccctctctgtcatcCCCATGTGGATGTTTGAGGTCCTCAGGGTGAGTTGGCCCCTGGGAGCCACTGAGGCTGGTAATGGGGCAGGGCTCTTTCAGGTACTCGGACACCACTTGCAGGATGCAGGACACCTCATCCGGCACCGCCATGCCGCCTGCCTCCAGGATCTGTCATTTGAACCCATGTCATGGTACAAATAAGGGTATTaagataaatgtgtttgttttcacaggTGCTGTAAactaaaatcaaatgaaaagagtgaaaattggTGTTGAAATtggaaataaaatttaaagttaaatgtgAATGCATTGGATACCTATTGCATGTTAAATGCATGTAAACTAATTTTTACGATATGTTGTTTGAATGACAGAACTGTGATAGTTGAACGTTTTTAGGAAGTTAAAAAGTACTAATTCTTCTATTAAAACCACCACTACTAGTGCTGctactaatgataataataacaacaacaataataattaaataataaaatataagtaGGAAGAATACATTCACACTACCAAAACCCCAcacaaactaaaactaaactgaaaaaaataaataaataaaaacttattttaagCAAAGCAAAATTAACAACTAATGGAAAATCTAAAATTgtacccacacacactgaaaacaatcTGTAATCAGAGCAGACGATCATGCAAGTTAAGTTTGGCTTCAGAATATGTGAACCACGATGTGACCTATAATGAAAAATCACACATTCATGATACTGTTCAGATCTTTTAATAAACTCAAACTCATCATTTATGGAAATAAGTTCATTAATCACATCAAAGATCCGTACATGATGTGTGCAGGTCTGTTTACAATACTATGGGGTAATCtgttatactgttttttttcttatttagaaagacgaaataaaacaacatgtgCAATCATTTTATATATCAGATCCCACATCTGCAATTTCGTCTTTCGGTGTAACTTTACATTAAATAGCCTCTGATGAGCGGTCAGTGTGATAAACAAACCTTCTTGATCTGGCTCTTCGCAGGAACAAAGTCAGCTTGAAGATTTAGGCAATGGTGGAACTGGATGAGGGCTTCTGTCTGCTGACCCATTTCCAGCAGTACATTCCCTTTACGAAAGAAGCCCTGCACAAACAGAACAGTGAAATCAGCACATCACTGCCTGTATGGCTGACACGTCTAAAGCGCCTCACTGCAGAGAACATAAAAATTCTACGCAATCAACGTCATCAATAAGTTAATCTGAACTGTGTTGTAGTATGATaatacttgttttattttttctacttGTGCACTGATTGTCATTTGCATGATGTATTGCTGTCAGCTAAATGCTTAAACAGTGAAATGTAGTATGAAATTTGTAAGTGATATACCACATCtcttcaaataaaatgaaacaatagaAAGGATTATATACAGTGGGCATTTCTGCATTTGCAGTGAGCCACCCACTGGCGCAAAGTTATTAAATGACATTATGACATAAGTAGCTGTTTGCATAACTCTTGTGAATGACATAACATcaataaaagcagagaaaatCGCTCTAAAGGGGTCAGCTTTGCatgttaaagtaaaatataaaaagatgaataaaaaaaacacagcagcttttCTTCGTGATTACATGTGTGCCATTACATGCATGTTACAAAACCAACCAATGGAGCAAATGCTGGGTTAAATTCAGCAGACTTGCACAGAGGCTCCAACAGATTTACTCGTGCTGTGCAGAAAAGGACACCGTAAAAGCGAGACATAATGTGTCTGGCCAACACTATCCTGTCTCTCACCTCAGTCCAGTTAGGACGAAGGCAGCAGAGGTAGTCGAGGTCTGTCAGAGCATCAGAGAAACGCATCAGGCCCCAGTTCGCTTCAGCTCTGTACACCTTCAAATTCTGATCGTCTGGGACTAAGgatgcaaaaatatataaacaaataaaaaaacagaagcgAGAGtaagacaaagagaaacagtTCTCGTAGCACTGTAGAACCTTTAGAGAGCTGTGGCTTTAATGCTTAGACTATATTTACGCACCAAtctacaaacaaacatgttatgACAGGCATGGAAAAGCCTGAAAAACTATTATTTCTGCTTGCTTTGGAACATGAGGGAAATACAAAAACTTGTGAAGGGTGACCCAATATTTTGGATTGGTATTGGCGCCGATACCTTATTAAATAGATCATGCATCGACAAGACGTGACTGAGCCACATGAAATGCCTTTTTCTTAGTCAGTCATTATAAAATTGTAACAATGTAATTTTTATAAGCTTTGTAGAACAATGTAATTAAAATTTGCACAAACTTGTATTGATCGGCTTGGTACAACATGTCGGTTTACAGTGAGTTTAGGTATCAGAATCAGTATCAGTACAGAAAACGTGCAATTGGTGTATCCCTACCCAAAACAgaatttagttgttgttttttttttttatttgatgaagCATCAGGTCAGATTTCTATACAGAAAAGTTCAAACTTCCAAGGTCAACACTGTGAactgtatgtgcacatatgGTACACTGATTCACTGTATCACAAACACACCTAGGGACGAAGTTGTCccttttggagaaaaaaaaagctcaatTGCACATACAAAGGGTTAGGTGCAGATGACCAGTAGCTGTACAGATAAGGTAGTAGAAAAGGGTTTGCAAGAGTGTTTCTAGGAATCCAAGGCATTTAGCTGGGAAAATATTACACTTCATCTTCTTAACCATTCACTGCTTTTCCATCCATGAATTGACAGCAGAAATATACAGAAAGCTTGctctaaaaacagaaatggccTCAGCCTGTCCAATATTTAGTTCTTCCAGACAACAGCTGTTATAGCTGCTACTACTGCTTCTTGTACTGTGAAGAAGAAACGTTAAACCAGACTAATGCAAGTTAACTTTTTCCAGTGCATCTATCTTATGCTGCACATAACATTAGGGTTAAGTGTTTGATGTTTTGCCTAAATGGTTCAATAtgcacacagagataaacaagaCTCTTGCTATAAAAAGGAAGGCGCATCTGGAGACTGTTTACTGACCCAGTTATACATTCAGGTCATCAATAGCCTCAGACAGTGGATATAATGAATGCCATGGCATCCAGCTCTGTGCTTGAGACACCAAGttccctctcctctttgtcATTACA is from Siniperca chuatsi isolate FFG_IHB_CAS linkage group LG8, ASM2008510v1, whole genome shotgun sequence and encodes:
- the lonrf1 gene encoding LON peptidase N-terminal domain and RING finger protein 1 encodes the protein MDMLECPLCLFLMCEPVTMSCGHTFCRRCVGGYLPSKCPLCKERLKQREVKSMKNNVLLISVVEKCCPDETKMKCHVQEKLKANDFTEALRIANEGLDLVPDDQNLKVYRAEANWGLMRFSDALTDLDYLCCLRPNWTEGFFRKGNVLLEMGQQTEALIQFHHCLNLQADFVPAKSQIKKILEAGGMAVPDEVSCILQVVSEYLKEPCPITSLSGSQGPTHPEDLKHPHGDDREGKGRRDAHQVKHDSGTECCLSLCQAVSFLPAAEEDEEMMTRKEDGHGRGESSHRREKTLGVLTVSDFECPLCIRLFFEPVTTPCGHTFCKNCIERSLDHNLRCPLCKQPLQEYFKNRKYNPTVLLQDIMTRLFPSQLAERKQVHDAEMAELSNLTKDIPIFVCTVAYPGVPCPLHIFEPRYRLMMRRCMETGTKKFGMCSYEHGKGFADYGCMLEIHTLELLPDGRSYVDTVGGSRFRVLKRGQRDGYHTADIEYLEDLKVDGSELELLHHLHDSVYQQAQDWYQRLGSRIREQINKQYGSMPEKEENIQASSNGPAWCWWLLSVLQLDPAYQTTVLSLTSLKDRLGHLRLVLEYFSQS